Part of the Catalinimonas alkaloidigena genome is shown below.
CCACAGCCGAACGCTCTGGCCTGGCAAAACTGAAAGAACAACTTAGGTCAGGAGATACTTTGGTAGTATAGAGATTGGATTGGTCCGTCATGGAATGATGGGTAGGAACTTACGAAATCTGATTGAGTAGGTCACCTGGTTGGAAAGTGAAGGCATTGCTTGTAAAAGTTTGCAGTAACCTATTGACACTACGGGGTCGCCCAGACTACTTCCGGAGGCAAGCTCATTTTTCAGGGGACGCATAGGCTGTTTCTGATAAATGGTTTTTGAAGTATCGCCGGACGAAAGCTAGCTTGACCATTGCTAAGAAATTGACGGTTAGTTTATCGTAGCGTGTAGCAATCCGGCGGTATTCTTTCAGATATCCAATGGACTGCTCTACGCTGGTCCGCTCTTTATAGATAACTTTATTGAAGCGAGCTCGCGGTCCCTTTTTTCGTCGTTTGGTTCCTGGACATTGTTTCTTTCCGGGTATCATCGCTTTGATATCTCTTTCTTCTAGATAGTTCAACCAGTAAATAAGATCTTTGAGAGAACGACCTAGATGATCTAATCTCCCTGCCACTAATGAATCACCTTCCTTTTATAGATCTTTAACCTTCTCCAGGACTGGGCGCAGATCAACAGAACTGCTAATAGTATCTTCTATGATTTTTTCATAACCCAGCATTCTTAAGCACATCTTGCTTTAGGTTTAAATTTTGGTCAATAGTTGAAACTCAGGCGTAACCTATTTTCATAATATCATAGTTAATAAACCCTAATTTAAAGGATTTACCTTTACTTAGATATTTTTGGAAATGTTTAAATCAACTGATGGGAATAAAACAGAGAACAACATGTTATTTCAGAAAAAACATGAACACTAACACACATTGCCTCATTGTAATACAACAAAAATTATCAGAAATGGTCATGGCGCTCATACTGGAAAACAGAAATTTATCTGCAATATATGTAGGGCATATTTCGTGGAGCATGGCCAGGATTGGTAC
Proteins encoded:
- a CDS encoding transposase-like zinc-binding domain-containing protein; protein product: MPHCNTTKIIRNGHGAHTGKQKFICNICRAYFVEHGQDWYIE
- a CDS encoding transposase — its product is MNYLEERDIKAMIPGKKQCPGTKRRKKGPRARFNKVIYKERTSVEQSIGYLKEYRRIATRYDKLTVNFLAMVKLAFVRRYFKNHLSETAYASPEK